The Fodinibius salinus nucleotide sequence TTTGCATGAGTGGCTTCTACCATGTCCACCGATATAAGCCAGGAAACTGCTGCACCCAGTGTGGGTTTTCGGCCATATATCTGATGCGCATATTTACAAACGGCCAAAAGAATCGATTGTAAATACGCTGGGGGCAAATATATTCGCTGATGCCCCGCTGTGATTCTATATAATCCTGGTCGACAATCTGTAAAAAGGCATCACTCATAAACCGCTGATAAAAGGGGCCGTTATCAAGTAACCTGCCCTGCTGTATCTGCACCGATACCCTATCAGAATGTAACCAAATACGATGGGCGGTACGTAGCCCAAAAAGCGTTCTTCCTTCATCTTCCAACCTAACATTATCTAACTCATTCAGCACTTTCCCGTTGTTATTATCAATAAGCCACGCCCGATGCTGCTTATCGGATTCCCTGTTCATCAAATAATAAACTAAGGTAGCATGCGAAAAGTGAAAACGCCCCCAGTACCAATCCTCAAATTCATTATGCATTGGTTCATAACCAGTATTATGATCATGATATCCCCTGCCCTTAAATCCAATTTCTCGAGCCTCGACAGTGGGTCCGGTGATATGAAATGATCCTTCGACTTCTGCCCGAGGCTGCACCAAATTCCATAGATGCTCACCAGAACGCTCATCACAATTTTTAAATAAAGAATCTACCGGTAATGAACTTTTAAATGTTAACGAAGCTTCTATCTGATCACCACTGGCCAGTGTTTCTTCCAGTGTTAAGTGGTATTTCAGCAACCCGGATGTGTTTTGAATCTCCATCCTATGCGGACCCACCTCAACAAATGGACGTTCTTCATCAAATGAACAGTCTGATGCCTCAAACTCTGTAAAACTGTAGTAAATGGGATCACCATCCTCATAAACCGAAATACTAATAGCCGGGAATTTCGACGGACGAGCATTGACGCTATCACTATTGAGCTGTGAAATATACCGCCGGGAAAACGGATTGCCCCGATAAAAAATAATAACAAAGCTAAATTGATCATCAGCTGATACCGCATCAAAATACCACCACTCATATCCACCAGTGGTATCCATCGAACGCGCAGCATCTTTTCTGAAATCTGAAAAAATATTCATAAGGCGGACAATTAACCCATTAAAATATCGACCCGCAACCTCATTTTGTGTTTGATCTTCAGTCTTACAGTCCTACCTTTCAGAAGGTGACTTTTTTACTCTACATAGCGCTTGGGTATTTGGTAATAACATCAGTCATTTTATGGCTTAACTACCGGGATTTTAGCCCGCTTTATTCGGCTGAACAAAAATACTTCAATGATCAGGCCCCCAAAGCAAGTATTTGTATTCCCGCCCGAAATGAAGCCAACACTATTGAGCTATGTGTCCAGTCAGCTCTAAACCAAAAGTATCCCAGCTTTGATGTATATGTACTCGATGATCAATCCACTGACGGTACCACCCAAAAGCTAAGAGCATTGCAGTCTAAATACCCTGAACAACTGACTATTATTTCTGGACAACCCAAACCGGCTGATTGGCTGGGAAAGTCCTGGGCTTGTCACCAGCTGGCAGAAGCATCAACAGGAGAAATTATTGTTTTTATTGATGCTGATACCCGTCTTGCTCCCAATACTTTAGCACGTACTATCCGCACTATGGGCCGCGATGTAGTGGACTTTGTTACTTTATGGCCTGATCAAAAACTGGGAACATTCTGGGAAAAAACTGTAATTCCACTTGTTTACTTTGGCTTACTTACTTTGCTGCCCAACCGCTACGTCTATAATATCCCAAAATGGATACCCTCAGCCCTTCGTAAAAAAATGGCGCCGCTTTTTGCTGCCGCTTGTGGTCAATTTATGGCATTCAAGCGGCACTCATATCGTGCCATCGGTGGTCATGAATCGGTAAAAAATGATATTATTGAAGACGTAGCATTGGCAAAAAATATCAAAAAGAACGGTTTTGCCATGAACATGTATAACGGTGCCGACAGTATCAGTTGTCGCATGTACCAATCAAGCCGGGAATTATGGCAAGGATTTCGAAAAAACTTTTTCGCTGGTTTTGGTTGTAACATCCCGCTATTTACAGCAATGGCCTTGTTACATTTGATTGTGTTTATAATACCTTTAGTCACACTTCCTTTTATCTTGATTTGGGGATCACCCCAAGTACTAGTTCTCTGCCTTATCGCTATTTTCGGTATGCTATTACAACGACTGGTGGTTGACCTTTGGTTTGGATGGGAAAAGAGATACACATTACTGCACTCTCTTGGCGTCGGCTGGTTTCAGGCCTTGGGCGTACAGGTATTACTGGATTATGTTAATAAACAGCCTGCCAAGTGGAAAGATCGAGAAGTATAACTACTTATCCCCATAGTAATTATCGCAATTAACTGTTTATTTTTATTGCCAAAGTATCCATATTGAATTCAGATGAAGAAAGCGATTAATAAATATCTGCACTATTTGAAGATCGAGCGTAATGCCTCGGAAAATACCATTCTTTCGTATGAAAACGATTTGCAACAGTTTCTTGAATTTTGTGTAGCACACTTTGATAAGGATGAACAACTGCATCCCGACCTAATTGAACGCATTACCATTCGGCTTTGGCTCGGCGAACTGTCCGAACGTGAACTGGCCAAAAGTACCATTGCCCGAAAAGTAGCAGCTATACGATCATTTTTTAAGTACTGCTTTAAACGGGGTATAGTTGAACAAAATCCGGCTCATTTATTAGTAATTCCCAAAAAGGATCAATCGCTACCCAAAACGGCTAGTGCTGAAGATCTGGAACGTATGATGGAACTGGCCAAAGGGAAAACTCCAAAATCAGCACAAAATAGAGCTATTTTGGAACTGCTTTACGGTACCGGTATTCGATTAAATGAGTTGGTTCAGCTAAATGAAGAAGATATCAATCATACGCTCAATCAGATTAAGGTTTTGGGCAAAGGTGCCAAACAACGTATTGTACCTTTTGGATCTGAAGCCCAAAAAGCACTTAACAGACATCTTGAAACAAAGCATGAACTGTATGGTAAACGTACTGATGCAGATGCCCGAAAGGCGGTATTTTTAGCCGCCGGCGGACAACGAATTTATGCACGTGCAGTGCAACGCATTGTCAAAGATTATCTGCAGCGTGCCAGTGAGGTAACGCAAAAAAGTCCGCATGTGCTTAGGCACAGCTTTGCTACGCACTTGCTGGACCAAGGAGCTGAAATTCGTGTAATCAAAGAATTACTCGGTCATGCTAATTTAGCAGCTACACAAGTTTATACTCATACATCCGTTGAACGATTAAAAAATGTTTACGAACTAGCCCATCCACGGGCCAAAAACCAAAAATCTAATTAAGGAGGTTCCTATGAAAACGACATTCACTGCAAGACATTTTGATCCAACTTCTGATCTTCACTCATATGCCGAAGATTCTGTACAAAAACTAGACCAATTTTATGATCGCATTTTAACCTGCGACATTATTTTGGAACCAGTACCCGATGATGATAACCCACAACAAGCAGAACTAAATGTAAAAGTACCCAAGAAATTGCTTAACGCTAAAGAAAAGGCTCCCTCCTACGAGCAAGCCATAAATAAAGTGATAGATAATATTAGCCGTCAGCTAAAAAAATATAAACAGAAAACATTACACCAGCGATAAAAAATGTCATTTGATGAAAATGAAACCATACCCAAAACCGAAAAAATAACGGTTAAACATTTGCTGGAGCAGCTGCAAGAGCGGGTTCGCATTGAACTCAATCCTTTTGCAGCCCAAGCATATACCAAGCAGTGCCACGTCACCGAGGCGGATCTACACCGCCCCGGCCTGGCATTGGCTGGCTATGTCAAACTTTTTACCCATCAACGTATTCAGGTAATCGGTAATACCGAAACCCGCTATCTCGAAAATCTATCCAAAGAAGAACAGATAGCAGCTTTCGAAAACCTGACGCAGTTTGATATTCCTATTTTATTTATTACTGACAGTAACGAACTGCCCGATTACCTGCTTAAAATGGCTGAAGAAGCAG carries:
- a CDS encoding tyrosine recombinase XerC, producing the protein MKKAINKYLHYLKIERNASENTILSYENDLQQFLEFCVAHFDKDEQLHPDLIERITIRLWLGELSERELAKSTIARKVAAIRSFFKYCFKRGIVEQNPAHLLVIPKKDQSLPKTASAEDLERMMELAKGKTPKSAQNRAILELLYGTGIRLNELVQLNEEDINHTLNQIKVLGKGAKQRIVPFGSEAQKALNRHLETKHELYGKRTDADARKAVFLAAGGQRIYARAVQRIVKDYLQRASEVTQKSPHVLRHSFATHLLDQGAEIRVIKELLGHANLAATQVYTHTSVERLKNVYELAHPRAKNQKSN
- a CDS encoding glycosyltransferase; the encoded protein is MFDLQSYSPTFQKVTFLLYIALGYLVITSVILWLNYRDFSPLYSAEQKYFNDQAPKASICIPARNEANTIELCVQSALNQKYPSFDVYVLDDQSTDGTTQKLRALQSKYPEQLTIISGQPKPADWLGKSWACHQLAEASTGEIIVFIDADTRLAPNTLARTIRTMGRDVVDFVTLWPDQKLGTFWEKTVIPLVYFGLLTLLPNRYVYNIPKWIPSALRKKMAPLFAAACGQFMAFKRHSYRAIGGHESVKNDIIEDVALAKNIKKNGFAMNMYNGADSISCRMYQSSRELWQGFRKNFFAGFGCNIPLFTAMALLHLIVFIIPLVTLPFILIWGSPQVLVLCLIAIFGMLLQRLVVDLWFGWEKRYTLLHSLGVGWFQALGVQVLLDYVNKQPAKWKDREV
- the hpf gene encoding ribosome hibernation-promoting factor, HPF/YfiA family, producing MKTTFTARHFDPTSDLHSYAEDSVQKLDQFYDRILTCDIILEPVPDDDNPQQAELNVKVPKKLLNAKEKAPSYEQAINKVIDNISRQLKKYKQKTLHQR